One genomic window of Psychrobacter cibarius includes the following:
- a CDS encoding DUF4298 domain-containing protein, whose amino-acid sequence MPNYNPQELQQKYEQWCKLHRQQLEAQQQFLQAEALQNELKNYYLDPQWMTDREADLPIEHSGDEYSIFSEDALWNMLSDHDELARKWMRLGLDAIDKK is encoded by the coding sequence ATGCCTAACTATAATCCGCAAGAACTACAGCAAAAATATGAGCAATGGTGCAAACTACATCGCCAGCAACTCGAAGCGCAGCAGCAGTTTTTGCAAGCTGAAGCCTTGCAAAATGAGTTGAAAAATTACTACCTAGACCCTCAATGGATGACAGATCGTGAAGCGGATCTGCCAATTGAACATTCAGGTGATGAATACTCTATCTTTAGTGAAGATGCGCTGTGGAATATGCTCAGCGACCATGATGAGCTAGCGAGAAAATGGATGCGTTTGGGGCTAGATGCGATTGATAAGAAATAG
- a CDS encoding AAA family ATPase — translation MRLKSLKLAGFKSFANPTTFTFRHGITAIVGPNGCGKSNVIDAIRWVLGETSAKQLRGGAMSDVIFAGTQDKSAKSVASVELTFEHTQDEQTGIRHEFNLYQELSVRRQVNKEGRSDYFINGTRCRRRDVVDVFLGTGLGARSYAVIEQGMIGRIVESSPMQLREFIEEAAGVSRYQARREETQKKLEKTKDNLARLHDMQSELVSQQKRLSKQAASAERYEELALALADIKQQLAIQQLYQAKHTQQQQKIAHERSATEVSTLQANYDTLKAKQDKLAAHINQEQWLKDDAQSNHYQQQLSYQQAEHQLGDAKSQLTAIEQQLASLDQQRQQAVDEINRLKAEQTEQQTVIEALCPQFNKLTTKREAHKRNEQPLQRAYHDAQNQLSRLQDTARSLEQQQAINNQAQKRQQQNHEKWQRRQQNWQHLWQQLQQSLSPVASAGLQDNSDTNNLQQTLVAQVAELNKQLHQIERQQDSVDERLSELQPQAQDLQQQLHTQQRELSENEKRHAVLAGEYDTLHQILNPKPTPKSQPLVHAKTADVKSDLENEIASDYSQLTITTLRDQIELSAKGQQHAELLDSVLALWLDSHVLVSNQTYQPNIDNVSDDSEKVNSLWQVLEHELKDLFVYQNAQTNTVDKPSIKIETGHSLWLPAQTNDTDSTPFTSVLPENLIDKVLPLSQLISAPNLALWRQCYLYIAQPETDNKQTLEALAEILKALPSSAILLTTDGWLISRQGTMNLSKFAGAQDGKNGSNNSNSQFLTQRLRQRSRLQVLENLLDEFENKIEAQKKAITKDQRDYDALIVSLEETRAQAEQLTRDEHQYQQQLTTQRANAERLQADSQRLNADKAALEQEQQELVQEQQSLNHEQQDIQSKIAALTPQIADARAATQQLQAERSELSRTRQVDDDAWQALQLRIQQSEMRLEHSVSSLARASAQFEKSLQSEQNLKTRHEQQQNILPALQDALQTAQTARDEQQAVLTERETALTVLKQEYNQQQVELDSLQNTLQTQQNALANHSTELALSAAKLEDASSHTQEALDAYYKVSQKYKAQSDIAQHPQHQQQVMSVSNLLADFIAHDRRVRPDKIAELESERTKLEQQLSKIGAVNLAAVAELAEVNERLEPLSQQTADIAASMQTLTEAIASIDETTKTLFMQTLYAVNIELANLFAKVFGGGQASLTLNTDDMPINAPKSEQWRAGLTLMAQPKGKRNSRLAVLSGGEKTLTALSLIFAIFKQHPAPFCVLDEVDAPLDDANVARFTSLIHELADDLQFIFISHNKLTMQIADELKGVTMPSAGISTLVSVSLDEAARYLSD, via the coding sequence ATGCGCCTAAAATCTCTAAAGCTGGCAGGCTTTAAATCCTTTGCCAATCCTACGACTTTTACCTTTCGTCATGGTATTACCGCCATTGTCGGGCCGAACGGCTGTGGCAAATCTAATGTCATTGATGCCATTCGTTGGGTGCTGGGTGAAACCTCTGCCAAGCAGCTGCGTGGCGGCGCGATGAGTGATGTCATCTTTGCTGGCACGCAAGATAAATCCGCCAAAAGTGTCGCCAGTGTTGAGCTGACCTTTGAGCATACGCAAGATGAGCAGACTGGTATTCGCCATGAATTTAATCTGTATCAAGAACTGTCCGTTCGTCGTCAGGTAAATAAGGAAGGTCGCTCAGATTACTTTATCAATGGTACGCGTTGCCGTCGTCGTGATGTGGTCGATGTATTCTTGGGTACGGGACTTGGCGCACGTAGCTATGCTGTGATTGAGCAAGGCATGATTGGGCGTATCGTTGAGTCTAGCCCGATGCAGCTGCGTGAGTTTATCGAAGAGGCGGCAGGGGTCTCGCGCTATCAAGCACGCCGTGAAGAAACGCAAAAGAAGCTCGAGAAAACTAAAGATAATTTGGCACGCCTGCATGATATGCAAAGCGAGCTGGTCAGCCAACAAAAGCGTCTGTCTAAGCAAGCCGCCAGTGCTGAGCGCTACGAGGAGCTGGCATTAGCGCTTGCTGATATCAAGCAGCAGCTTGCCATTCAGCAGCTCTATCAAGCCAAGCATACTCAGCAGCAGCAAAAAATAGCGCATGAGCGCAGCGCCACTGAAGTATCAACTTTACAAGCCAACTATGACACCCTAAAAGCCAAGCAAGATAAACTTGCCGCGCATATCAATCAAGAGCAGTGGCTAAAAGACGATGCTCAAAGCAACCATTATCAACAGCAGCTAAGCTATCAACAAGCAGAGCATCAGTTAGGCGATGCCAAGTCACAGCTGACCGCTATTGAGCAGCAACTAGCCAGCTTGGATCAACAGCGTCAGCAAGCAGTCGATGAGATAAATCGCTTAAAGGCTGAGCAAACCGAGCAGCAGACTGTGATAGAAGCATTGTGTCCACAGTTTAATAAATTAACGACTAAACGTGAAGCGCATAAACGTAATGAGCAGCCCTTGCAGCGCGCTTACCATGATGCGCAAAATCAGCTATCAAGGCTGCAAGATACTGCTCGCTCGCTAGAGCAGCAGCAAGCCATCAATAACCAAGCGCAAAAACGCCAGCAGCAAAATCATGAGAAATGGCAGCGCCGTCAGCAAAATTGGCAGCATTTATGGCAGCAACTCCAACAGTCACTATCACCAGTTGCAAGTGCTGGTTTGCAAGATAATTCTGATACGAATAATTTGCAGCAGACATTAGTGGCGCAAGTTGCCGAGCTAAACAAACAATTGCATCAGATTGAACGCCAACAAGACAGCGTCGATGAGCGACTGTCTGAGCTACAACCGCAAGCGCAGGATTTACAACAGCAATTACACACGCAGCAGCGCGAGTTAAGCGAGAATGAGAAGCGCCACGCCGTATTGGCGGGTGAGTACGATACCCTGCATCAAATATTGAATCCTAAGCCGACACCAAAATCGCAACCGCTTGTTCATGCAAAAACTGCTGATGTTAAAAGTGATTTAGAAAATGAAATAGCTAGCGACTATAGCCAATTGACCATTACCACCTTGCGTGACCAGATTGAGTTAAGCGCGAAAGGTCAGCAGCATGCAGAGCTACTTGATAGTGTGTTGGCATTATGGTTAGACAGCCATGTACTAGTTTCTAACCAAACTTATCAACCAAATATTGATAACGTGAGCGATGACTCTGAGAAAGTGAATAGCTTATGGCAGGTGCTTGAGCATGAGTTAAAAGATTTATTTGTTTATCAAAATGCGCAAACCAATACAGTGGACAAGCCATCAATCAAAATAGAAACGGGTCATAGTTTGTGGCTACCTGCTCAGACAAATGATACAGATTCAACGCCATTTACCAGTGTCTTGCCAGAGAACTTAATTGATAAAGTACTGCCTTTATCACAGCTGATTAGCGCACCGAACTTAGCGCTTTGGCGGCAGTGCTATTTATATATTGCACAGCCTGAGACAGATAATAAGCAAACGTTAGAAGCGCTTGCTGAGATTTTAAAAGCATTGCCATCGTCAGCTATTTTACTCACGACTGACGGCTGGCTTATCAGTCGTCAGGGTACGATGAATCTAAGTAAATTTGCTGGTGCGCAAGATGGAAAAAATGGTAGCAATAACAGCAACAGTCAATTTTTAACCCAGCGTTTGCGGCAGCGCAGCCGTTTACAAGTGTTAGAGAATTTGCTCGATGAGTTTGAGAACAAAATAGAAGCGCAGAAAAAAGCGATTACAAAAGACCAGCGTGACTATGATGCATTGATAGTCAGCTTAGAAGAAACACGCGCGCAAGCTGAGCAATTGACCCGTGATGAGCATCAATATCAGCAACAGCTCACTACTCAGCGCGCCAACGCTGAACGTTTGCAAGCGGACAGCCAACGCCTCAATGCTGATAAAGCAGCCCTTGAGCAAGAGCAACAGGAGCTGGTGCAAGAACAACAATCGCTCAATCATGAGCAGCAAGATATCCAAAGCAAAATAGCAGCGCTAACGCCACAAATCGCCGATGCTCGTGCGGCAACTCAGCAATTACAAGCGGAGCGCAGTGAGCTAAGTCGTACCCGTCAAGTAGATGATGACGCTTGGCAAGCCTTGCAACTTCGTATTCAACAAAGTGAGATGCGTTTAGAACACAGTGTAAGCAGTCTTGCTCGGGCAAGTGCGCAATTTGAAAAGTCGCTACAAAGTGAGCAAAATCTAAAGACGCGTCATGAGCAGCAGCAAAATATATTGCCAGCACTGCAAGATGCATTACAAACAGCACAGACCGCGCGCGATGAGCAGCAGGCTGTATTAACAGAGCGAGAAACTGCATTAACGGTGCTCAAGCAAGAATACAATCAGCAGCAGGTTGAGCTAGATAGCTTGCAAAATACACTGCAAACCCAGCAAAATGCGCTTGCCAATCACTCGACCGAGCTGGCACTAAGCGCTGCAAAATTAGAGGATGCTAGTAGCCATACGCAAGAAGCGCTAGATGCTTATTATAAGGTGAGTCAAAAATATAAAGCACAATCAGACATAGCGCAGCACCCACAGCATCAGCAACAAGTGATGAGCGTCTCAAACTTATTGGCAGATTTTATCGCTCATGATCGCCGTGTGCGTCCAGATAAAATTGCTGAACTTGAGTCAGAGCGTACCAAACTTGAGCAGCAGCTAAGTAAAATTGGCGCAGTCAACTTGGCAGCCGTGGCAGAGTTGGCAGAGGTTAATGAACGCTTAGAGCCACTCTCGCAGCAGACCGCCGATATTGCTGCGAGTATGCAGACGTTAACGGAGGCGATTGCTTCGATTGATGAGACCACCAAGACGCTATTTATGCAGACGCTCTATGCCGTCAATATTGAGCTTGCCAATTTATTTGCCAAAGTGTTTGGTGGCGGGCAAGCCAGTTTAACGCTCAATACGGATGATATGCCCATTAATGCACCAAAATCAGAACAGTGGCGGGCAGGGCTAACCTTGATGGCACAGCCAAAAGGCAAACGTAACAGCCGTCTCGCTGTGCTTTCAGGCGGCGAAAAGACGCTTACTGCATTGAGCTTGATTTTTGCGATATTTAAGCAGCATCCCGCGCCATTTTGTGTGCTAGATGAAGTCGATGCACCACTTGATGACGCCAACGTCGCTCGCTTTACCAGTCTTATTCATGAATTAGCAGACGATTTACAGTTTATCTTTATCAGCCATAATAAATTAACGATGCAGATTGCCGATGAGTTAAAAGGCGTGACCATGCCAAGCGCAGGGATTTCTACCTTGGTCAGTGTGTCACTCGATGAGGCAGCGCGTTACCTTTCTGATTAA
- a CDS encoding cell division protein ZipA C-terminal FtsZ-binding domain-containing protein, with protein sequence MTAIQFILIAIAAFIMLAGLFMVIRSFKRRSNAEAVAVNYDKNGIPIIPRHERNIVDQPGLDDTVAGETSIAPDRSYLNAVVEDEPLTQSHTHVDTQLTAEHADVNDSDTDTIDDADYVRWQAEQQRADNSEFAEAAEQMHIEQEQDAFSSLMSATDSLMPSIDTADEPSFDNNSPILDQHLSEPVDEAQNGPLINAKDNINITILPHQYRDRPAAIIRGRDLLALIDKYGLRYGAMNMFHRYEQKDGTGMLWFSMMGITDSGIAPFDPHSVATNTYNGVVVFLSLPHPQALRSFDSMMSIAYMMASDLDAIMLDEENEPITPEYKQQLRNQVRDYEG encoded by the coding sequence ATGACCGCTATTCAGTTTATATTGATTGCCATTGCCGCATTTATCATGCTTGCAGGGCTATTTATGGTCATTCGTAGCTTTAAGCGCCGCAGCAATGCTGAAGCGGTAGCGGTCAATTATGATAAAAACGGTATTCCTATTATACCGCGCCATGAACGCAATATCGTCGATCAGCCAGGCTTGGATGATACAGTCGCTGGCGAAACCAGTATCGCCCCTGATCGCAGTTATCTAAATGCGGTAGTCGAAGACGAGCCTTTGACTCAATCTCATACCCATGTTGATACGCAGCTGACAGCTGAGCATGCGGATGTTAATGACAGCGATACTGACACAATAGATGATGCTGACTATGTGCGCTGGCAAGCAGAGCAGCAGCGTGCTGACAACAGCGAGTTTGCAGAAGCCGCTGAGCAAATGCATATCGAGCAAGAGCAGGATGCGTTTTCAAGCTTGATGTCCGCAACTGACAGCTTGATGCCCTCTATTGATACCGCAGATGAGCCAAGCTTCGATAATAACAGTCCGATACTCGATCAGCATCTCTCAGAGCCAGTGGATGAAGCGCAAAACGGTCCACTCATCAATGCCAAAGACAACATCAATATCACTATTTTGCCGCATCAATATCGCGACCGTCCAGCCGCGATTATCCGTGGTCGTGATTTATTGGCATTAATTGATAAGTATGGTCTGCGCTATGGCGCGATGAACATGTTCCATCGTTATGAGCAAAAAGACGGCACAGGTATGCTATGGTTTAGCATGATGGGTATCACCGATAGTGGTATCGCGCCTTTTGATCCGCATAGCGTGGCGACCAATACTTATAATGGCGTGGTAGTATTCTTATCGCTGCCGCATCCACAAGCGCTGCGTAGCTTCGATAGTATGATGAGTATTGCTTACATGATGGCAAGTGATTTGGATGCCATTATGCTCGATGAAGAGAACGAACCAATCACCCCTGAATATAAACAGCAATTGCGTAACCAAGTTCGCGATTATGAAGGTTAG
- the ligA gene encoding NAD-dependent DNA ligase LigA gives MTDPISPLTSKNINKDINKDINKDINTTNPIKNNDAIVTQMRTFIDALKQHNYAYYVLDNPILEDSEYDQLRRSLLALEEQYPDLVQPDSPINQVGDMPLSAFTQVTHDIPMLSLGNVFDYDELHGFMRRVNDRLNDAQKNPEYEMELKLDGLAVSLKYAHGQFIKAVTRGDGQTGEDITQNAKTIRNLPLWLAAASEIPLLEVRGEVLMPKAGFERLNRLAEEKGDKTFANPRNAAAGSLRQLDPAIAASRPLAFYCYSVNQGLPEHLKTQSAALAWLKTIGFTVSAVEVVQNPREAQAYYESVKETRGELPFEIDGMVIKVNSLALQQQLGFLSREPRWATAYKFPAETVMTRLHAIEWQVGRTGAITPVGKLEPVKVGGVTVSNVTLHNFGEIQRLDVRAGDMVSVHRAGDVIPKVTRVWTDQRPENSEPVTLPSTCPVCDSPVVLPKDEALARCTGGLFCPAQQVEALIHFVSRRAMDIDGLGASWLISFFEHGLVKTVADIYQLHNHQDELITLEKLGEKSVQNILSAIEASKHTTLARFIYALGIRGVGETTAQNLAQQFGDLDSLMAADIDKLLQTPDVGAITAELAYKFFRAPHNIEVITALREAGVHWDKVEQVASEGLPLDGQTWVITGALDSMARDEAKAKLQALGAKVSGSISAKTTALLAGEKAGSKMAKAEKLGVKIVAEEEFLTMVRE, from the coding sequence ATGACTGACCCTATCTCACCGCTTACCTCTAAAAACATTAATAAAGACATTAATAAAGACATTAATAAAGACATCAATACTACCAACCCTATAAAAAATAATGATGCTATCGTCACCCAGATGCGCACGTTTATCGATGCGCTTAAGCAGCACAATTATGCCTACTATGTGCTTGATAATCCTATTTTAGAAGACAGCGAATACGATCAGTTGCGCCGCTCTTTATTGGCGCTTGAAGAACAATATCCAGATTTGGTACAGCCAGACAGCCCAATCAATCAAGTTGGCGACATGCCGCTATCGGCTTTTACTCAAGTCACTCATGATATTCCGATGCTCTCGCTTGGCAACGTCTTTGATTATGATGAATTACATGGCTTTATGCGCCGCGTGAATGATCGTCTCAATGATGCGCAGAAAAACCCTGAATATGAGATGGAGCTAAAGCTAGATGGCTTGGCGGTATCACTCAAGTATGCTCATGGACAATTTATAAAAGCGGTCACACGTGGCGATGGACAAACGGGCGAAGATATCACCCAAAATGCCAAAACCATTCGCAATTTGCCACTTTGGCTCGCGGCTGCAAGCGAGATTCCATTATTAGAAGTGCGCGGTGAAGTGCTGATGCCGAAAGCGGGCTTTGAGCGTTTGAATCGCCTTGCTGAAGAAAAGGGCGACAAAACCTTTGCCAATCCACGCAATGCTGCCGCTGGGAGTTTACGTCAGCTAGATCCCGCCATTGCTGCTAGCCGTCCGCTCGCATTTTACTGTTATTCAGTCAATCAAGGGTTGCCTGAGCATCTCAAAACCCAATCAGCAGCGCTTGCTTGGCTAAAAACCATTGGCTTTACCGTCAGTGCAGTCGAGGTGGTGCAAAATCCACGCGAGGCTCAAGCCTATTATGAATCAGTGAAGGAGACACGTGGCGAGCTGCCGTTTGAGATTGATGGCATGGTGATTAAGGTTAATAGCTTGGCGTTGCAGCAGCAGCTTGGTTTTTTATCACGTGAGCCGCGCTGGGCAACCGCTTATAAATTCCCTGCCGAAACCGTCATGACACGCTTGCATGCTATCGAGTGGCAAGTCGGACGCACGGGCGCGATTACGCCTGTTGGTAAATTAGAACCTGTAAAAGTCGGCGGCGTCACGGTCAGCAATGTCACCTTGCATAACTTTGGTGAAATTCAGCGCTTGGATGTGCGTGCAGGCGATATGGTCAGCGTCCACCGTGCAGGCGATGTGATTCCTAAAGTGACCCGTGTTTGGACAGATCAACGTCCAGAAAATTCTGAACCCGTTACATTGCCATCGACCTGCCCAGTATGCGACTCACCTGTGGTGTTACCCAAAGATGAAGCGTTGGCGCGTTGCACTGGTGGGCTGTTTTGTCCCGCGCAGCAGGTCGAGGCGCTCATTCACTTTGTCTCGCGTCGAGCGATGGATATCGATGGCTTAGGCGCAAGTTGGCTGATTAGCTTTTTTGAGCATGGCTTGGTGAAGACAGTCGCTGATATCTATCAATTGCACAATCATCAAGACGAGCTGATTACGCTTGAGAAGCTGGGCGAAAAATCAGTACAAAACATCCTCAGCGCTATCGAAGCCAGTAAGCATACGACACTCGCGCGCTTTATCTATGCGCTGGGTATTCGCGGTGTCGGTGAGACGACGGCGCAGAATTTGGCGCAGCAATTTGGCGACCTTGATAGCCTGATGGCTGCTGATATCGATAAGCTACTGCAAACGCCTGATGTCGGCGCGATCACTGCTGAGCTTGCTTATAAATTCTTCCGCGCACCACACAATATCGAAGTCATTACTGCACTACGTGAAGCTGGCGTCCACTGGGATAAGGTTGAACAAGTCGCATCAGAAGGATTGCCGCTCGATGGGCAAACGTGGGTCATCACCGGTGCGCTCGATAGCATGGCGCGTGATGAAGCCAAAGCCAAGCTGCAAGCACTAGGGGCAAAAGTCTCGGGGAGCATCTCAGCAAAAACGACTGCGCTACTGGCAGGGGAAAAGGCTGGCTCGAAAATGGCAAAAGCGGAGAAACTAGGCGTCAAAATTGTGGCTGAGGAAGAGTTCTTGACGATGGTTAGAGAGTAG